Proteins from one Gallus gallus isolate bGalGal1 chromosome 17, bGalGal1.mat.broiler.GRCg7b, whole genome shotgun sequence genomic window:
- the RXRA gene encoding retinoic acid receptor RXR-alpha isoform X1, with protein sequence MDTKHFLPLDFSNQVNSTSLNSPTSRGPMATPSLHPSIGPGIGSSLGSPGQLHSPISTLSSPINGMGPPFSVISSPMGPHSMSVPSTPSLGFGTSSPQLNSPMNPVSSSEDIKPPLGLNGVLKVPAHPSGTMASFTKHICAICGDRSSGKHYGVYSCEGCKGFFKRTVRKDLTYTCRDNKDCLIDKRQRNRCQYCRYQKCLAMGMKREAVQEERQRGKDRNENEVESTSSANEDMPVEKILEAELAVEPKTETYIEANMGLTPSSPNDPVTNICQAADKQLFTLVEWAKRIPHFSELPLDDQVILLRAGWNELLIASFSHRSIAVKDGILLATGLHVHRNSAHSAGVGAIFDRVLTELVSKMRDMQMDKTELGCLRAIVLFNPDSKGLSNPAEVEALREKVYASLEAYCKHKYPDQPGRFAKLLLRLPALRSIGLKCLEHLFFFKLIGDTPIDTFLMEMLEAPHQMT encoded by the exons atTTCTCAAACCAAGTCAATTCCACATCCCTGAACTCCCCGACGAGCCGAGGCCCCATGGccaccccatccctgcacccGTCCATCGGGCCGGGCATCGGCTCCTCGCTGGGCTCCCCGGGCCAGCTGCACTCACCCATCAGCACCCTGAGCTCACCCATCAATGGCATGGGGCCACCCTTCTCCGTCATCAGCTCCCCCATGGGCCCACACTCGATGTCTGTCCCCTCCACGCCCAGCCTGGGATTCGGCACCAGCAGCCCACAG CTCAACTCACCCATGAACCCCGTCAGCAGCTCAGAAGACATCAAGCCACCCCTGGGGCTCAATGGAGTCCTCAAAGTGCCAGCACATCCCTCAGGAACAATGGCCTCCTTCACCAAGCACATATGTGCCATCTGCGGGGACAGATCTTCAG GTAAACATTATGGGGTGTACAGCTGCGAGGGCTGCAAAGGCTTCTTCAAACGCACGGTGAGGAAGGACCTGACCTACACCTGCCGTGACAACAAGGACTGCTTGATCGACAAGCGCCAGCGCAACCGCTGCCAGTACTGCCGCTACCAGAAGTGTCTTGCCATGGGGATGAAGAGGGAAG ctgtgcaggaggagaggcagcGGGGGAAGGACCGCAACGAGAACGAGGTGGAGTCCACAAGTAGCGCCAACGAGGACATGCCCGTGGAGAAGATCCTGGAAGCAGAACTCGCTGTGGAGCCAAAGACAGAGACGTACATTGAGGCAAACATGGGCCTGACGCCGAGCTCG CCCAACGACCCGGTGACGAACATTTGCCAGGCGGCCGACAAGCAGCTCTTCACCTTGGTGGAGTGGGCCAAGAGGATCCCCCATTTCTCAGAGCTGCCCCTGGATGACCAGGTCATCCTGCTGCGAGCAG GGTGGAATGAGCTCCTCATCGCCTCCTTCTCCCACCGCTCCATAGCTGTGAAGGATGGGATCCTGCTGGCCACGGGGCTGCACGTGCACCGCAACAGCGCGCACAGCGCCGGCGTCGGGGCCATCTTTGACAG AGTACTGACAGAACTCGTGTCGAAGATGCGAGACATGCAGATGGACAAGACAGAGCTGGGCTGCCTGCGAGCCATCGTCCTCTTCAACCCCG ACTCAAAAGGTCTCTCCAACCCGGCTGAAGTGGAGGCGTTACGGGAGAAGGTGTACGCATCGCTGGAGGCGTATTGCAAGCACAAATATCCCGACCAGCCCGGGAG GTTCGCCAAGCTCCTGCTCCGCCTGCCAGCCCTACGGTCCATCGGCCTCAaatgcctggagcacctcttcttcTTCAAGCTAATAGGCGACACGCCGATCGACACCTTCTTGATGGAAATGCTGGAAGCACCCCATCAAATGACTTAG
- the RXRA gene encoding retinoic acid receptor RXR-alpha isoform X3: protein MHDFSNQVNSTSLNSPTSRGPMATPSLHPSIGPGIGSSLGSPGQLHSPISTLSSPINGMGPPFSVISSPMGPHSMSVPSTPSLGFGTSSPQLNSPMNPVSSSEDIKPPLGLNGVLKVPAHPSGTMASFTKHICAICGDRSSGKHYGVYSCEGCKGFFKRTVRKDLTYTCRDNKDCLIDKRQRNRCQYCRYQKCLAMGMKREAVQEERQRGKDRNENEVESTSSANEDMPVEKILEAELAVEPKTETYIEANMGLTPSSPNDPVTNICQAADKQLFTLVEWAKRIPHFSELPLDDQVILLRAGWNELLIASFSHRSIAVKDGILLATGLHVHRNSAHSAGVGAIFDRVLTELVSKMRDMQMDKTELGCLRAIVLFNPDSKGLSNPAEVEALREKVYASLEAYCKHKYPDQPGRFAKLLLRLPALRSIGLKCLEHLFFFKLIGDTPIDTFLMEMLEAPHQMT, encoded by the exons ATGCATG atTTCTCAAACCAAGTCAATTCCACATCCCTGAACTCCCCGACGAGCCGAGGCCCCATGGccaccccatccctgcacccGTCCATCGGGCCGGGCATCGGCTCCTCGCTGGGCTCCCCGGGCCAGCTGCACTCACCCATCAGCACCCTGAGCTCACCCATCAATGGCATGGGGCCACCCTTCTCCGTCATCAGCTCCCCCATGGGCCCACACTCGATGTCTGTCCCCTCCACGCCCAGCCTGGGATTCGGCACCAGCAGCCCACAG CTCAACTCACCCATGAACCCCGTCAGCAGCTCAGAAGACATCAAGCCACCCCTGGGGCTCAATGGAGTCCTCAAAGTGCCAGCACATCCCTCAGGAACAATGGCCTCCTTCACCAAGCACATATGTGCCATCTGCGGGGACAGATCTTCAG GTAAACATTATGGGGTGTACAGCTGCGAGGGCTGCAAAGGCTTCTTCAAACGCACGGTGAGGAAGGACCTGACCTACACCTGCCGTGACAACAAGGACTGCTTGATCGACAAGCGCCAGCGCAACCGCTGCCAGTACTGCCGCTACCAGAAGTGTCTTGCCATGGGGATGAAGAGGGAAG ctgtgcaggaggagaggcagcGGGGGAAGGACCGCAACGAGAACGAGGTGGAGTCCACAAGTAGCGCCAACGAGGACATGCCCGTGGAGAAGATCCTGGAAGCAGAACTCGCTGTGGAGCCAAAGACAGAGACGTACATTGAGGCAAACATGGGCCTGACGCCGAGCTCG CCCAACGACCCGGTGACGAACATTTGCCAGGCGGCCGACAAGCAGCTCTTCACCTTGGTGGAGTGGGCCAAGAGGATCCCCCATTTCTCAGAGCTGCCCCTGGATGACCAGGTCATCCTGCTGCGAGCAG GGTGGAATGAGCTCCTCATCGCCTCCTTCTCCCACCGCTCCATAGCTGTGAAGGATGGGATCCTGCTGGCCACGGGGCTGCACGTGCACCGCAACAGCGCGCACAGCGCCGGCGTCGGGGCCATCTTTGACAG AGTACTGACAGAACTCGTGTCGAAGATGCGAGACATGCAGATGGACAAGACAGAGCTGGGCTGCCTGCGAGCCATCGTCCTCTTCAACCCCG ACTCAAAAGGTCTCTCCAACCCGGCTGAAGTGGAGGCGTTACGGGAGAAGGTGTACGCATCGCTGGAGGCGTATTGCAAGCACAAATATCCCGACCAGCCCGGGAG GTTCGCCAAGCTCCTGCTCCGCCTGCCAGCCCTACGGTCCATCGGCCTCAaatgcctggagcacctcttcttcTTCAAGCTAATAGGCGACACGCCGATCGACACCTTCTTGATGGAAATGCTGGAAGCACCCCATCAAATGACTTAG
- the RXRA gene encoding retinoic acid receptor RXR-alpha isoform X2: MEENASGDFSNQVNSTSLNSPTSRGPMATPSLHPSIGPGIGSSLGSPGQLHSPISTLSSPINGMGPPFSVISSPMGPHSMSVPSTPSLGFGTSSPQLNSPMNPVSSSEDIKPPLGLNGVLKVPAHPSGTMASFTKHICAICGDRSSGKHYGVYSCEGCKGFFKRTVRKDLTYTCRDNKDCLIDKRQRNRCQYCRYQKCLAMGMKREAVQEERQRGKDRNENEVESTSSANEDMPVEKILEAELAVEPKTETYIEANMGLTPSSPNDPVTNICQAADKQLFTLVEWAKRIPHFSELPLDDQVILLRAGWNELLIASFSHRSIAVKDGILLATGLHVHRNSAHSAGVGAIFDRVLTELVSKMRDMQMDKTELGCLRAIVLFNPDSKGLSNPAEVEALREKVYASLEAYCKHKYPDQPGRFAKLLLRLPALRSIGLKCLEHLFFFKLIGDTPIDTFLMEMLEAPHQMT, translated from the exons ATGGAGGAGAATGCATCAGGAG atTTCTCAAACCAAGTCAATTCCACATCCCTGAACTCCCCGACGAGCCGAGGCCCCATGGccaccccatccctgcacccGTCCATCGGGCCGGGCATCGGCTCCTCGCTGGGCTCCCCGGGCCAGCTGCACTCACCCATCAGCACCCTGAGCTCACCCATCAATGGCATGGGGCCACCCTTCTCCGTCATCAGCTCCCCCATGGGCCCACACTCGATGTCTGTCCCCTCCACGCCCAGCCTGGGATTCGGCACCAGCAGCCCACAG CTCAACTCACCCATGAACCCCGTCAGCAGCTCAGAAGACATCAAGCCACCCCTGGGGCTCAATGGAGTCCTCAAAGTGCCAGCACATCCCTCAGGAACAATGGCCTCCTTCACCAAGCACATATGTGCCATCTGCGGGGACAGATCTTCAG GTAAACATTATGGGGTGTACAGCTGCGAGGGCTGCAAAGGCTTCTTCAAACGCACGGTGAGGAAGGACCTGACCTACACCTGCCGTGACAACAAGGACTGCTTGATCGACAAGCGCCAGCGCAACCGCTGCCAGTACTGCCGCTACCAGAAGTGTCTTGCCATGGGGATGAAGAGGGAAG ctgtgcaggaggagaggcagcGGGGGAAGGACCGCAACGAGAACGAGGTGGAGTCCACAAGTAGCGCCAACGAGGACATGCCCGTGGAGAAGATCCTGGAAGCAGAACTCGCTGTGGAGCCAAAGACAGAGACGTACATTGAGGCAAACATGGGCCTGACGCCGAGCTCG CCCAACGACCCGGTGACGAACATTTGCCAGGCGGCCGACAAGCAGCTCTTCACCTTGGTGGAGTGGGCCAAGAGGATCCCCCATTTCTCAGAGCTGCCCCTGGATGACCAGGTCATCCTGCTGCGAGCAG GGTGGAATGAGCTCCTCATCGCCTCCTTCTCCCACCGCTCCATAGCTGTGAAGGATGGGATCCTGCTGGCCACGGGGCTGCACGTGCACCGCAACAGCGCGCACAGCGCCGGCGTCGGGGCCATCTTTGACAG AGTACTGACAGAACTCGTGTCGAAGATGCGAGACATGCAGATGGACAAGACAGAGCTGGGCTGCCTGCGAGCCATCGTCCTCTTCAACCCCG ACTCAAAAGGTCTCTCCAACCCGGCTGAAGTGGAGGCGTTACGGGAGAAGGTGTACGCATCGCTGGAGGCGTATTGCAAGCACAAATATCCCGACCAGCCCGGGAG GTTCGCCAAGCTCCTGCTCCGCCTGCCAGCCCTACGGTCCATCGGCCTCAaatgcctggagcacctcttcttcTTCAAGCTAATAGGCGACACGCCGATCGACACCTTCTTGATGGAAATGCTGGAAGCACCCCATCAAATGACTTAG
- the RXRA gene encoding retinoic acid receptor RXR-alpha isoform X4: MATPSLHPSIGPGIGSSLGSPGQLHSPISTLSSPINGMGPPFSVISSPMGPHSMSVPSTPSLGFGTSSPQLNSPMNPVSSSEDIKPPLGLNGVLKVPAHPSGTMASFTKHICAICGDRSSGKHYGVYSCEGCKGFFKRTVRKDLTYTCRDNKDCLIDKRQRNRCQYCRYQKCLAMGMKREAVQEERQRGKDRNENEVESTSSANEDMPVEKILEAELAVEPKTETYIEANMGLTPSSPNDPVTNICQAADKQLFTLVEWAKRIPHFSELPLDDQVILLRAGWNELLIASFSHRSIAVKDGILLATGLHVHRNSAHSAGVGAIFDRVLTELVSKMRDMQMDKTELGCLRAIVLFNPDSKGLSNPAEVEALREKVYASLEAYCKHKYPDQPGRFAKLLLRLPALRSIGLKCLEHLFFFKLIGDTPIDTFLMEMLEAPHQMT, encoded by the exons ATGGccaccccatccctgcacccGTCCATCGGGCCGGGCATCGGCTCCTCGCTGGGCTCCCCGGGCCAGCTGCACTCACCCATCAGCACCCTGAGCTCACCCATCAATGGCATGGGGCCACCCTTCTCCGTCATCAGCTCCCCCATGGGCCCACACTCGATGTCTGTCCCCTCCACGCCCAGCCTGGGATTCGGCACCAGCAGCCCACAG CTCAACTCACCCATGAACCCCGTCAGCAGCTCAGAAGACATCAAGCCACCCCTGGGGCTCAATGGAGTCCTCAAAGTGCCAGCACATCCCTCAGGAACAATGGCCTCCTTCACCAAGCACATATGTGCCATCTGCGGGGACAGATCTTCAG GTAAACATTATGGGGTGTACAGCTGCGAGGGCTGCAAAGGCTTCTTCAAACGCACGGTGAGGAAGGACCTGACCTACACCTGCCGTGACAACAAGGACTGCTTGATCGACAAGCGCCAGCGCAACCGCTGCCAGTACTGCCGCTACCAGAAGTGTCTTGCCATGGGGATGAAGAGGGAAG ctgtgcaggaggagaggcagcGGGGGAAGGACCGCAACGAGAACGAGGTGGAGTCCACAAGTAGCGCCAACGAGGACATGCCCGTGGAGAAGATCCTGGAAGCAGAACTCGCTGTGGAGCCAAAGACAGAGACGTACATTGAGGCAAACATGGGCCTGACGCCGAGCTCG CCCAACGACCCGGTGACGAACATTTGCCAGGCGGCCGACAAGCAGCTCTTCACCTTGGTGGAGTGGGCCAAGAGGATCCCCCATTTCTCAGAGCTGCCCCTGGATGACCAGGTCATCCTGCTGCGAGCAG GGTGGAATGAGCTCCTCATCGCCTCCTTCTCCCACCGCTCCATAGCTGTGAAGGATGGGATCCTGCTGGCCACGGGGCTGCACGTGCACCGCAACAGCGCGCACAGCGCCGGCGTCGGGGCCATCTTTGACAG AGTACTGACAGAACTCGTGTCGAAGATGCGAGACATGCAGATGGACAAGACAGAGCTGGGCTGCCTGCGAGCCATCGTCCTCTTCAACCCCG ACTCAAAAGGTCTCTCCAACCCGGCTGAAGTGGAGGCGTTACGGGAGAAGGTGTACGCATCGCTGGAGGCGTATTGCAAGCACAAATATCCCGACCAGCCCGGGAG GTTCGCCAAGCTCCTGCTCCGCCTGCCAGCCCTACGGTCCATCGGCCTCAaatgcctggagcacctcttcttcTTCAAGCTAATAGGCGACACGCCGATCGACACCTTCTTGATGGAAATGCTGGAAGCACCCCATCAAATGACTTAG